In Tamandua tetradactyla isolate mTamTet1 chromosome 7, mTamTet1.pri, whole genome shotgun sequence, the following are encoded in one genomic region:
- the FAM186A gene encoding protein FAM186A isoform X1, translating to MFIKMKNEIDGESKSEKAAEDSTTKPRESRKAQENPLSSTIQTPFSVKAVITRIEQAQLHRAKEDITMQLNDIMNNVQRILNRYSIEQNLLSGNRASFLEYKKKRRANFLENIATYTQIVEVREKTLTNILAWLEEWNAILSEMTTMDVNEYHHWIVQMEILPETFKAIESNVKMLIKISTALFEEKKKQRKKLTSRSTLWKSWKERVIKRPATAHALRPDQMISDEFATNTKVSEIQDMLQELIGTAMFNKMENNAIKYISSTIINLSKALSVLNDELKILNLQSANLHIDETAESEKELSLKIIQDLSEKNEMFQQQLQEADEKCEHLIRSKAVIEHQLYTALSTLSSLKVLPKLSPQSSTPTNRTGDREDSMDTILTKEFETIMDEAKKKGIKGSGVKWDPGISYAVQGEMIPDLTQEQYTLPGKKKKESPEDITEDKSDQKDKTDQYRSQKRRYTKESTYIHGTSGSKLSDEQKVSGTKPIHYSEQQALGKKGKEIKSFFEAKSKSTTESKSHHIPSDSPSTEPKSQGGRSVTRGMWEQIRKAKPEFSPDIHQISTEAKVEPIPESKDKGSKSKKSSLAEPLGIVQLDHPSESQKGHKMEKKHQISPSKEEKIEEKEMIIFTKKVKPYQVVKSQPKMAKETSESIRALENSNVKSDQSNLEEFHKAIMAFLNETIDNIGKPFVKKTLVKEELLKKAEVEKLEIIKAKMEEYFQKVAEIVTKMLRKYKDIKKAEQVGEKPKELKKVVTFMPGSHFPKSPISAKSEINTLLSYENIDPKLNNLIQIILTEIESERDVPVVSIGEKDHKEKEEQRWKEGEEKISGLSLKHQMLQERNLWEETDEKINKNLEEGEAWPQMKEGKQWQQKQWQKEEMWKEQQKQGMQKWIEKDVKEKQREKEKEEYQNLEQQMEIWKQKMKEQGLLSETSRVQDEVRQMELKRRWEKEEEKQKSRRKGENHERQRQKISMDQVKIKEKKPEELEKLVSQASVTLSDGTLSPRWKTMPKDASRLYLAGESYRNLKTLDILPDRKHSIPITPPTSTQSFSPISRQSPPNWINITPEQAQELGITLTPRQVQAQGIILTLEQAQALGITLAPGQAKAQRITRTPELIQVQGVTLIPEEAQTQKVIHTPEQIQEQGITLSLQQAQAQGITLTPEPFQELGVTPTPENSQGLGVILTPEQAQAVRSPLALEQAPELQVPFTPKLAQVSGPPLTLEQAQILTAPVSPEEVQKLKASLTSEQAQAMEIPQVTEQAQRFGVPITQAQVETQGTSLISEPSETPRITLTPKQAQVQGVLLTPQEAQAHEITPTPQQAQALRISLTPVQAQAQGITLTPQQAQAQGITLIHEQTQAQGATLTLQQAQALGVTLTPEQIQAQEITLIPQEAQAQGITLASQQAQAQGIALTPEQIQAQGITLTLQQAQALGVTLTPEQAQSEGIIFTPEQAEAQGIPLTSQEAQARGSTLTPEQAQALRVTLTPEQAQAQRITLIPEQAQALGITLTPQKAQTQGITLTPEQTQVQALTLTPQQAQAQGITLTPQQAQAQGITLTPQQAQALGITLTPQQAQAQGITLTPQQAQAQGITLTPQQAQALGITLTPQQAQAQGYTLTPEPFQVLGVTPTPEDSQGLGVFLTPEQAQAVRSLTLEQTPELQVPFTPKEAQVSGPPLTLEQAQILRVPVSSEQTQKLKSSVTLEQTLAMEIPQAIEQAQRFGVPVTQAQPETLRVALTSDQILASGVTITSEQIHTVEPPLTPQQAQSLGVPLSPEQAEALKATLTEQQTRNLGVSIGLEKVQQVSNALTLKQIQALDVTPSPEQTQAFGTPLTVEQAQALEISVTPENAWMLAVTRNLEQAQALGSPLTREQAQALGVPLTPEYIWELEVPLTSDKDVFLGSPPSPEKVQPLRVPFTTGQDQSVGVTVMPEQDLKSRSLAEQPSQLWAGPPSGHTVEVGILPITTKLITPRAPHIPKRSPSLAPSTLRPFQELKASLPSEKSFTLRSSPSPRQFLITSPIAEKSPILGVSSTLHISRSPLTQGPFVGKSPEMEISSDSGKLLTPQTFPSSRQTLVSAPVWFLTPKIPPTSGRLKFGAPHTAGQNIALGSLLRNRRLFTSGGSPTPEPHRISKGHLTPRQPLKPGVPHTSGQIPSLQAPLSPGEPLVSGASSIPGELLESGPLTFPEQPQAVQFPPTPMQSLHPWTPSTHGRHLAPRILPIPGQPSPQWIPPSPGKPRKGLASSVSEKRKKGLAIISSLKSKSALIYPSTPKFKVPQVLLTAKKLQMPEVSDISEETQIFQDSFNLEQFRTFQSYLSNYRTQVSQNLYIDEGAVPTLMKPMTSLPSLTTQLPKTSVFSPSEWDPKPRFPPIDKSWILTSVPAIKKPKITVSPSSPQELEEERKRYFVDVEAQRKNLILLNQATKTSVLTSSLYKTARNLIIETLHTDTVRLGYIFHKYIAYRLIQRARNNITKQLQSIQNTGKGKETRNLYIMLNRIDDYQKKVMQIWTEKQNSLEQKRNQCLKKMIHFFRQLKERYEVHLSQPITLITDKKPIPASTEFVHRPFLELLIEEDRKSDIVKKFRKQKDQVEAIWTADLSTSSYPITEKTPIGSLWAQLGGYPDIPRLLQLDVQSTLRKSLASIQSQFKKIPK from the exons caTCCAGAAGTACTTTATGGAAGTCTTGGAAAGAAAGAGTTATAAAGCGACCTGCAACAGCCCATGCTTTAAGACCAGATCAGATGATTAGCGATGAATTTGCAACAAACACAAAAGTCTCAGAAATCCAAGATATGCTACAGGAACTCATAGGCACTGCAATgttcaataaaatggaaaacaatgcTATTAAATATATATCGTCAACAATAATAAACCTTTCTAAAGCTTTGAGTGTGCTAAATGATGAGTTAAAAATTCTTAACCTCCAAAGTGCCAATTTGCACATAGATGAGACTGCTGAATCAGAAAAAGAGCTCTCCCTAAAGATAATACAAGATCtcagtgaaaaaaatgaaatgtttcagcAGCAACTACAAGAAGCAGATGAAAAATGTGAACACCTTATTCGATCCAAAGCTGTTATAGAGCACCAATTATATACAGCATTATCCACATTGTCATCCCTGAAGGTATTACCTAAGCTTTCTCCACAGTCGTCAACACCAACTAATAGAACTGGTGACAGAGAGGACAGTATGGACACTATTTTGACCAAggaatttgaaactattatggatgaagccaaaaaaaaagggattAAAGGCTCTGGGGTCAAATGGGACCCAGGTATTTCATATGCAGTCCAAGGTGAAATGATTCCAGATTTAACTCAAGAGCAATATACtttacctggaaaaaaaaagaaagagtctcCTGAAGATATCACTGAAGATAAAAGTGATCAGAAAGACAAGACTGATCAGTACCGGTCACAGAAAAGAAGGTACACCAAAGAAAGTACATATATTCATGGCACCTCTGGATCAAAACTAAGTGATGAACAGAAAGTTTCAGGGACCAAACCTATTCACTACTCTGAACAACAAGCattgggaaagaaaggaaaagaaataaaatcattttttgaaGCCAAATCAAAGTCAACCACTGAATCAAAAAGCCATCATATCCCTTCTGATTCCCCCTCTACTGAACCAAAAAGCCAGGGTGGCAGAAGTGTAACAAGAGGTATGTGGGAGCAAATTAGGAAGGCCAAACCTGAATTTTCACCTGACATACACCAAATTTCTACAGAAGCTAAAGTGGAACCCATCCCTGAGTCAAAGGATAAAGGGAGCAAAAGTAAAAAGAGTAGCTTAGCAGAGCCACTCGGAATAGTCCAACTTGATCATCCCTCTGAGTCACAGAAAGGgcacaaaatggaaaagaaacaccAAATCTCtccaagcaaagaagaaaaaattgaagagaaggaaatgataaTCTTTACCAAGAAAGTCAAGCCTTACCAAGTAGTAAAATCACAACCAAAAATGGCTAAAGAAACTTCAGAATCTATCAGAGCTCTAGAAAATTCAAATGTCAAAAGTGACCAGAGTAACCTAGAAGAATTTCATAAAGCTATAATGGCTTTCCTAAATGAAACAATTGATAACATAGGAAAGCCTTTTGTTAAAAAGACTCTGGTAAAGGAAGAGTTATTAAAAAAAGCAGAGgttgaaaaattagaaatcataaaggcaaaaatggaggaatattTCCAAAAAGTGGCTGAAATAGTGACCAAAATGTTGAGAAAAtacaaggatataaaaaaggcagaaCAAGTTGGGGAGAAACCTAAGGAGCTAAAAAAGGTAGTCACATTTATGCCAGGATCACATTTTCCGAAGTCACCAATTAGTGCAAAGTCTGAAATTAACACCCTCCTTTCTTATGAGAATATAGATCCAAAACTTAACAATTTAATACAAATTATCTTGACTGAAATAGAAAGTGAAAGAGATGTTCCAGTAGTCTCAATAGGAGAGAAAGAccataaggaaaaagaagaacaaaggtgGAAGGAGGGTGAAGAAAAAATTTCTGGCCTGAGTCTCAAACAccagatgctacaagaaaggaatcTCTGGGAGGAGACTGATGAGAAGATAAATAAGAATTTGGAGGAGGGTGAGGCATGGCCCCAGATGAAGGAGGGAAAACAATGGCAGCAGAAGCAGTGGCAGAAAGAAGAGATgtggaaagaacagcaaaaacaGGGGATGCAAAAGTGGATTGAGAAAGATGTGAaggaaaagcaaagggaaaaggagaaagaagagtatCAGAATCTAGAGCAGCAAATGGAAATATGgaagcaaaaaatgaaagagcaagGGTTGCTCTCGGAGACGAGTCGGGTTCAGGACGAAGTGAGACAAATGGAGCTGAAAAGGAGatgggagaaagaggaggagaagcagaagtcaagaagaaagggagagaaccATGAAAGGCAGAGGCAGAAAATATCAATGGATCAGGTgaagattaaggaaaaaaaacctgaAGAGCTGGAAAAACTGGTCTCACAAGCTTCAGTGACATTATCTGATGGTACCCTTTCTCCCAGGTGGAAGACCATGCCAAAAGATGCATCCCGATTATACCTAGCAGGAGAGAGCTATAGGAATCTTAAGACATTAGATATTCTTCCTGACAGAAAACACTCTATACCAATCACTCCTCCTACCTCCACACAGTCCTTCTCACCTATTTCTAGACAGTCCCCCCCAAATTGGATAAATATCACTCCTGAGCAAGCTCAGGAACTGGGAATCACTCTCACCCCTAGGCAAGTCCAGGCGCAGGGGATCATCCTCACCCTTGAGCAGGCCCAGGCACTGGGGATCACCCTTGCTCCTGGACAGGCCAAGGCCCAGAGGATCACTCGTACTCCTGAGCTGATCCAGGTACAGGGGGTCACACTCATCCCTGAGGAGGCCCAGACACAGAAGGTCATTCACACACCTGAGCAGATTCAGGAACAGGGAATCACACTTAGCCTTCAGCAGGCCCAGGCACAAGGGATCACTCTCACCCCTGAGCCATTCCAGGAATTGGGGGTCACTCCCACCCCTGAGAACTCCCAGGGTTTAGGGGTCATCCTCACACCAGAGCAGGCACAAGCAGTGAGGTCTCCTCTCGCGCTTGAACAGGCCCCAGAATTGCAGGTCCCTTTCACACCTAAGCTGGCACAGGTATCAGGGCCCCCACTCACTCTGGAACAAGCCCAGATATTGACGGCCCCTGTTTCCCCTGAGGAGGTCCAGAAACTAAAGGCTTCTCTCACTTCAGAACAGGCCCAGGCAATGGAGATCCCTCAAGTTACAGAGCAGGCTCAGAGATTTGGGGTCCCTATTACCCAGGCACAGGTTGAGACACAGGGGACCAGTCTCATCTCTGAACCATCAGAGACACCACGAATCACCCTCACCCCTAAGCAAGCCCAAGTACAGGGGGTCCTTCTCACCCCTCAAGAAGCTCAGGCACATGAGATCACTCCTACCCCTCAGCAGGCCCAGGCACTGAGGATATCTCTCACTCCTGTGCAGGCCCAGGCACAGGGGATCACCCTCACCCCTCAGCAGGCCCAGGCACAGGGGATCACTCTCATCCATGAGCAGACCCAGGCACAAGGGGCCACTCTCACCCTTCAGCAGGCCCAGGCACTGGGGGTCACTCTTACTCCTGAGCAGATCCAGGCACAGGAGATCACTCTCATCCCTCAGGAGGCCCAGGCACAGGGGATCACCCTTGCCTCTCAGCAGGCTCAAGCACAGGGGATTGCTCTAACTCCTGAGCAgatccaggcacagggaatcacCCTCACCCTTCAGCAGGCCCAGGCACTAGGGGTCACTCTCACCCCTGAGCAGGCCCAGTCAGAGGGGATCATTTTCACCCCTGAGCAAGCTGAGGCACAGGGGATCCCACTCACTTCTCAGGAGGCCCAGGCACGGGGGAGCACTCTCACTCCTGAGCAGGCCCAGGCACTGAGGGTCACTCTCACCCCTGAACAGGCCCAAGCACAAAGGATCACCCTCATTCCTGAGCAGGCCCAGGCACTTGGGATCACACTCACCCCTCAAAAGGCCCAGACACAGGGGATCACTCTCACTCCTGAGCAGACCCAGGTACAGGCACTCACACTCACCCCTCAACAGGCCCAGGCACAGGGGATCACCCTCACCCCTCAGCAGGCCCAGGCACAGGGGATCACACTCACCCCTCAGCAGGCCCAAGCACTTGGGATCACACTCACCCCTCAGCAGGCCCAGGCACAGGGGATCACACTCACCCCTCAGCAGGCCCAGGCACAGGGGATCACACTCACCCCTCAGCAGGCCCAAGCACTTGGGATCACACTCACCCCTCAGCAGGCCCAGGCGCAGGGTTACACTCTCACCCCTGAGCCATTCCAGGTATTGGGGGTCACTCCCACCCCTGAGGACTCCCAGGGTTTAGGGGTCTTCCTCACACCAGAGCAGGCACAAGCAGTGAGGTCTCTCACCCTTGAACAGACCCCAGAATTGCAGGTCCCTTTCACACCTAAGGAGGCACAGGTATCAGGGCCCCCACTCACTCTGGAACAAGCCCAGATATTGAGGGTCCCTGTTTCCTCTGAGCAGACCCAGAAACTAAAGTCTTCTGTCACTTTAGAACAGACCCTGGCAATGGAGATCCCTCAAGCTATAGAACAGGCTCAGAGATTTGGGGTCCCTGTTACCCAAGCACAGCCTGAGACATTGAGAGTCGCTCTTACATCAGATCAGATCTTGGCATCTGGGGTTACCATCACCTCTGAGCAAATCCACACTGTGGAGCCTCCTCTCACTCCTCAGCAAGCTCAGTCATTGGGGGTCCCTCTCAGTCCTGAGCAAGCCGAGGCATTAAAAGCTACTCTCACTGAACAACAAACCAGGAATTTAGGGGTCTCCATCGGTTTAGAAAAGGTTCAACAAGTATCAAATGCTCTTACTCTTAAGCAGATCCAAGCATTGGATGTCACTCCTTCCCCAGAGCAGACCCAGGCATTTGGTACTCCTCTCACTGTGGAACAGGCCCAGGCATTGGAAATCTCCGTTACCCCAGAAAATGCCTGGATGTTAGCTGTTACTCGTAACCTGGAGCAGGCCCAGGCTTTGGGATCCCCTCTCACCCGAGAACAGGCTCAAGCATTAGGGGTTCCTCTTACTCCAGAATATATCTGGGAATTAGAGGTCCCTCTCACCTCAGATAAAGATGTTTTCTTGGGATCTCCTCCCTCCCCTGAGAAAGTCCAACCTTTGAGAGTTCCCTTCACCACAGGACAGGACCAGTCAGTGGGTGTTACTGTCATGCCTGAGCAGGACCTAAAATCAAGATCTCTTGCTGAGCAGCCCTCGCAACTCTGGGCTGGTCCTCCTTCAGGACATACCGTAGAAGTTGGGATCTTACCTATTACTACTAAACTCATCACACCAAGAGCTCCTCACATTCCTAAGCGGTCCCCCTCACTGGCTCCATCCACTCTTAGACCATTTCAAGAATTGAAGGCTTCTCTTCCCTCTGAGAAATCATTTACATTAAGATCATCTCCAAGCCCTAGGCAGTTTCTGATAACATCTCCTATTGCTGAAAAGTCACCTATTTTGGGAGTCTCTTCTACTTTGCACATTTCAAGGTCTCCTCTCACCCAAGGTCCCTTTGTGGGGAAATCTCCAGAAATGGAGATTTCTTCTGACTCTGGAAAGCTCCTGACACCACAGACCTTTCCTTCTTCTAGACAGACTCTGGTATCTGCCCCTGTGTGGTTCCTAACACCAAAGATCCCTCCTACATCTGGACGTCTAAAATTTGGGGCCCCTCATACAGCAGGGCAGAACATTGCACTAGGAAGCCTTCTCAGAAATAGGCGGCTTTTCACATCTGGAGGCTCTCCTACTCCTGAGCCCCACCGCATTTCAAAGGGCCATCTCACCCCCAGGCAGCCCCTTAAACCTGGTGTTCCACACACCTCTGGACAAATACCTAGTCTCCAGGCTCCTCTATCTCCTGGAGAGCCTTTGGTTTCTGGGGCCTCTTCTATCCCTGGGGAGCTTCTAGAATCTGGACCCTTAACCTTCCCTGAGCAGCCCCAGGCAGTCCAGTTCCCTCCCACTCCCATGCAATCTCTCCATCCGTGGACCCCTTCTACCCATGGGCGGCATCTGGCACCAAGGATCCTTCCCATTCCCGGGCAACCTTCTCCACAATGGATCCCTCCCAGCCCTGGAAAACCCCGGAAAGGTTTGGCATCTTCTGtctctgaaaagagaaagaaaggattgGCAATTATTTCTTCTCTGAAATCTAAATCAGCATTGATCTATCCCAGTACTCCAAAGTTCAAGGTACCTCAAGTCCTACTCACTGCTAAGAAGTTGCAAATGCCAGAGGTTTCTGACATTTCTGAAGAAACTCAGATATTCCAAGATTCTTTCAACCTGGAACAGTTTAGAACATTTCAATCTTACCTTTCCAATTACAGGACACAAGTATCACAAAACCTGTACATTGATGAAGGGGCCGTTCCCACTCTCATGAAACCTATGACATCACTACCTTCTCTTACCACGCAACTACCCAAAACATCAGTGTTTTCACCTTCTGAATGGGACCCCAAACCCCGATTCCCTCCTATAGACAAGTCCTGGATACTGACTTCAGTTCCAGCTATCAAGAAACCTAAGATAACAGTGTCCCCTTCCTCTCCTCAAGAGCtagaagaggagaggaagaggtATTTTGTTGATGTAGAAGCTCAGAGGAAGAATTTGATACTCTTAAATCAGGCTACAAAAACTTCTGTACTTACTTCATCATTGTACAAAACAGCTAGGAATCTTATAATTGAGACACTTCATACAGACACAGTTCGACTGGGATACATTTTCCACAAGTACATTGCCTATAGGCTGATCCAGCGTGCCAG aaacaaTATAACCAAACAATTACAATCCATCCAAAACACCGGGAAAGGTAAGGAAACCCGGAACCTCTACATCATGCTGAACAGAATTGACGACTACCAGAAAAAGGTGATGCAGATCTGGACTGAGAAACAGAACTCTCTAGAGCAAAAACGCAATCAGTGCCTGAAGAAAATGATACACTTTTTTAGACAG ctCAAAGAGAGGTATGAAGTGCATCTTAGTCAACCTATCACCTTGATTACTGACAAAAAGCCAATACCTGCCTCTACCGAATTTGTTCACCGACCATTCCTAGAGCTATTAATAGAAGAGGACAGAAAATCTGACATAGTCAAGAAATTCAG AAAACAAAAGGACCAAGTGGAGGCCATCTGGACTGCTGATCTGTCCACTTCAAGCTACCCAATAACAGAGAAGACACCAATAGGATCACTCTGGGCCCAGCTGGGTGGGTACCCAGATATTCCTCGGCTGCTCCAGTTAGATGTTCAGTCAACACTCAGAAAATCGCTTGCATCCATTCAATCACA ATTTAAGAAGATTCCCAAGTGA